The following coding sequences lie in one Pseudomonadota bacterium genomic window:
- a CDS encoding cupin domain-containing protein, with protein MHRAIVLLVWLTACRTPAVDSAGSNGAKRTAYQIVAAGQRRPIRWTKNEQARELAIRTLRNTGQSSHHVVRLNGAEKPHVHDYHDLTVFVLSGKVNMHLGEHVSSVETGDVIDIPAGQAHWAENAQRAASEAYVVFVPGFDGKDRRPLKP; from the coding sequence ATGCATCGGGCCATCGTACTGCTTGTCTGGTTGACCGCCTGCCGCACTCCAGCCGTGGACTCCGCCGGGTCCAACGGGGCGAAACGAACCGCGTACCAAATCGTCGCCGCCGGGCAGCGGCGGCCGATCCGATGGACCAAGAACGAGCAAGCTCGCGAGCTCGCTATCCGAACCTTGCGCAACACGGGTCAATCGAGCCACCACGTGGTGCGGCTCAACGGAGCCGAAAAGCCCCACGTGCATGACTACCACGATCTGACGGTGTTCGTGCTGAGCGGCAAGGTCAACATGCACCTTGGAGAACATGTCAGCAGCGTCGAAACCGGCGACGTGATCGACATTCCCGCGGGCCAGGCTCACTGGGCCGAAAACGCACAGCGCGCCGCCAGCGAAGCGTACGTTGTGTTCGTACCCGGCTTCGACGGCAAGGACCGCCGGCCGCTCAAGCCGTAG
- a CDS encoding TCR/Tet family MFS transporter → MTPNQPRRGLLFVLITVLLDSIGLGIIIPVMPDLIMELTGEGVAAASLYGGWLLFTFASMQFVFSPIVGNLSDGFGRRPVLLASLAAYGFNYLVMAVAPSVGWLFLGRIVAGITGATYSTANAFIADVSASDRRAQDFGLVGAAFGSGFILGPVIGGVLGQYGSRVPFYAAAAFSLMNWLYGLLVVPETLPRERRRAFQLARANPVGALLQLGRYPRMLGLVVAVLLYQLASFVNPSTWSYFAIQKLAWSERDIGYSLGAAGLLLAFVQGYLTRIAIPRLGRRSAALVGVSFAGVGYLGFAFATQGWMMYAWLVPWSLSGLALPAIQGLMSSRVPVDAQGELQGVLSSLGGLAAVVAPPMMTRLFSYFSSAQAPVYFPGAAFAAAAALAMCGLMILAPALSRATD, encoded by the coding sequence ATGACCCCGAACCAACCACGCCGCGGTCTGCTCTTCGTGCTCATCACGGTCCTGCTGGATTCGATCGGGCTCGGCATCATCATCCCTGTGATGCCGGACCTCATCATGGAGCTTACGGGCGAGGGCGTGGCTGCCGCGTCGCTCTACGGGGGTTGGCTGCTCTTTACCTTTGCCTCCATGCAATTCGTGTTTTCGCCGATCGTTGGCAACCTCAGCGACGGCTTTGGACGCAGGCCGGTGCTGCTGGCTTCGCTGGCAGCCTACGGTTTCAACTACCTCGTGATGGCTGTAGCGCCCAGTGTGGGATGGTTGTTTCTCGGTCGTATCGTGGCGGGGATCACGGGTGCCACCTACAGCACGGCCAATGCCTTCATCGCGGACGTCAGCGCGTCGGACCGGCGCGCGCAGGATTTTGGGCTCGTCGGAGCGGCTTTTGGCTCCGGCTTCATCCTGGGGCCTGTGATCGGTGGGGTTTTGGGCCAGTATGGCTCGCGCGTGCCGTTCTATGCGGCGGCTGCCTTTTCGCTCATGAACTGGCTATATGGGCTGCTGGTGGTGCCGGAGACGCTGCCAAGGGAACGCAGGCGTGCATTCCAGCTAGCGCGTGCCAATCCGGTGGGTGCGCTCCTGCAGCTCGGCCGCTATCCCAGGATGCTCGGGCTGGTCGTCGCGGTCCTGCTCTACCAGCTGGCGAGTTTCGTCAATCCGAGCACCTGGTCCTACTTTGCGATTCAGAAGCTGGCGTGGTCCGAGCGTGACATTGGGTACTCGCTCGGCGCTGCGGGTCTGTTGCTGGCGTTCGTGCAGGGGTACTTGACTCGTATCGCCATTCCACGCTTGGGTCGCCGCTCGGCCGCCCTGGTCGGTGTGTCCTTCGCCGGCGTCGGCTATCTGGGTTTCGCGTTCGCGACCCAGGGTTGGATGATGTACGCTTGGCTGGTGCCGTGGTCGCTGAGTGGCTTGGCCTTGCCGGCCATCCAGGGGCTGATGTCTAGTCGGGTGCCGGTCGACGCTCAGGGCGAGTTGCAGGGCGTGCTTTCGAGCTTGGGTGGTCTGGCAGCCGTAGTGGCGCCACCAATGATGACCCGGCTCTTCAGCTACTTCTCCTCCGCTCAAGCACCCGTCTATTTTCCCGGGGCAGCGTTTGCAGCCGCGGCCGCACTCGCGATGTGCGGGCTGATGATCCTCGCCCCCGCGCTGTCCCGTGCGACCGATTAG
- a CDS encoding FHA domain-containing protein: MEFKVGIACGRCDTFSLLGVRACPSCGHDLALAASKQSTSSREQLMEQARNYVCNKCSSAVPLGHKFCGSCGMAVPDEIAEFRAEYFGTMQAPGKARLVVIRSGSDTNMNGLSYALNGEQHVAGRSQGQVLFPEDAWLNPRHASFVYEGIKLMVRDEGSVNGVFLRLRRPASLTSGDVFLCGQQVLRVDETPAGGGPEIEDGVYFYASPKHASSFAVTQLVEGGADAMVRCCRDDVVEIGREGTDMNFPNDVYMSGRHARVEKTKEGQLVLSDSGSRNGTYLRISGPEQLEHGDYLFLGKQLLRIEITA; this comes from the coding sequence ATGGAATTCAAGGTCGGGATCGCGTGTGGCCGCTGTGACACCTTCAGCCTCCTGGGCGTGAGAGCCTGTCCAAGTTGTGGCCACGACCTGGCGTTGGCCGCGTCCAAGCAATCCACCTCGTCGCGGGAGCAACTGATGGAGCAAGCCCGGAACTACGTCTGTAACAAATGCTCGAGCGCGGTACCTTTGGGCCACAAGTTCTGTGGTAGCTGCGGAATGGCTGTCCCGGACGAGATCGCCGAGTTCAGGGCTGAGTACTTCGGGACGATGCAGGCCCCGGGCAAGGCGCGACTGGTCGTTATTCGCAGCGGCAGCGACACCAACATGAATGGGCTCAGCTACGCGCTCAACGGCGAGCAGCACGTTGCGGGTCGCAGCCAGGGGCAGGTTCTTTTCCCGGAAGACGCCTGGCTCAACCCCCGGCACGCGAGCTTCGTCTACGAGGGCATCAAGCTCATGGTACGCGACGAAGGAAGCGTCAACGGTGTGTTTCTCCGGCTAAGACGGCCGGCATCGCTCACGTCGGGCGATGTGTTCCTGTGCGGGCAGCAGGTGCTGCGCGTTGACGAGACTCCGGCCGGCGGGGGTCCGGAGATCGAGGACGGCGTGTACTTCTATGCATCGCCCAAGCATGCCAGCTCGTTCGCCGTGACGCAGCTCGTTGAAGGTGGTGCGGACGCGATGGTCCGCTGTTGCCGAGATGACGTTGTGGAGATCGGACGCGAGGGCACCGACATGAATTTCCCCAACGACGTGTACATGAGCGGCCGGCACGCTCGCGTCGAGAAGACCAAAGAGGGCCAGCTCGTGCTCAGCGACTCCGGCTCCCGCAATGGCACCTATTTGAGGATTTCCGGACCCGAACAGCTCGAGCACGGCGACTACCTGTTCCTGGGCAAGCAGCTGCTGCGGATCGAGATCACCGCGTAG
- a CDS encoding glycosyltransferase family 4 protein, whose translation MDGLVVVDARYVGPSPSGIGTYVRALLDRVPALAPDLAFHFWRHPSAPSALFDAPNVSSTVVRAQANGPSTLLWPARLDRFPNEGLLHMPYNILGRGVPLPAVVTLHDVMWLEQPECCDPRPWLRPIRQAFFAAGIRRALRTAERILTVSQASADDIVRLEPSAAPRIRVTPNACGPEFRAPNDPRAAQQRASELLATDAPFFLVVGLNQPSKRHADAVRAFAAMGKPGERLVLIQRRAAGRGLDRLVRTLGVSDRVLWQPALPRRDLIALLQSACLLVHPSSAEGFGIPVLEAMACGCPVLASDIATLREVAGGAAVHFPVGDVESLATAWRALADDPARRQELRAQGLQRATQFSWDRTARLTLEVYREVLEG comes from the coding sequence ATGGATGGTCTAGTGGTTGTCGACGCACGCTACGTGGGGCCGAGTCCCAGCGGGATCGGCACCTACGTCCGCGCCCTGCTCGATCGCGTGCCTGCACTGGCACCGGACCTCGCCTTTCACTTCTGGAGGCATCCGAGCGCACCGAGCGCGTTGTTCGATGCGCCCAACGTGAGCTCGACCGTGGTTCGCGCCCAGGCCAACGGACCCTCCACCTTGCTCTGGCCGGCCAGGCTTGATCGGTTCCCGAACGAGGGCCTGCTCCACATGCCCTACAACATTCTGGGTCGAGGTGTACCGCTGCCGGCGGTCGTCACACTGCATGACGTCATGTGGCTTGAGCAGCCGGAATGCTGCGATCCCCGACCGTGGCTCAGGCCCATTCGTCAGGCCTTCTTCGCCGCCGGGATTCGGCGTGCGCTTCGCACCGCTGAACGCATCTTGACGGTCTCCCAGGCCTCCGCCGACGACATCGTGCGTCTCGAGCCGTCGGCCGCACCCCGCATCCGGGTGACGCCGAACGCCTGCGGTCCGGAATTCCGTGCGCCGAACGACCCCCGGGCGGCGCAACAGCGCGCCTCGGAGCTGCTTGCCACGGACGCACCGTTTTTCTTGGTGGTCGGCCTCAACCAACCTTCCAAGCGCCACGCCGACGCCGTGCGCGCCTTCGCGGCCATGGGCAAGCCAGGCGAGCGTCTGGTCCTGATTCAGCGGCGCGCAGCCGGGCGCGGACTCGATCGGCTGGTACGAACCCTTGGCGTGTCAGACCGCGTGCTGTGGCAGCCCGCCCTGCCCCGACGAGACCTGATCGCGCTGCTGCAAAGCGCTTGCTTGCTGGTCCATCCTTCAAGCGCCGAGGGCTTCGGGATCCCCGTGCTCGAGGCCATGGCCTGTGGCTGCCCCGTGCTCGCGAGCGACATCGCCACCCTGAGGGAAGTGGCCGGCGGCGCCGCCGTCCACTTCCCGGTGGGCGACGTCGAGAGCCTGGCAACCGCCTGGCGCGCGCTCGCTGACGATCCCGCAAGGCGACAGGAACTGCGCGCGCAAGGCCTGCAACGCGCCACCCAGTTCAGCTGGGACCGCACCGCGAGGCTGACCCTCGAAGTCTACCGGGAGGTGCTGGAGGGTTAG